The following coding sequences lie in one Silvanigrella aquatica genomic window:
- a CDS encoding APC family permease, translating to MLPKRNIGLLGVTLASVGSMIGSGWLFGPLYAAQMAGPASILSWLVGGLFFIFIALVFSELSSLFPMMGGLTSYSFFTHGKFTGIVTGWIYFLCFVTIAPIESLAVVQYSSNYFPIFVNQNLQGKSELSIIGYIAAILILFIIILINNFSVKLLTRANSLATIWKLFVPLIISFAFIFGSHSSFSNITEFNGFAPFGIQGIMASLSVGGIIFAFGGFQSGIILAGETKNPQKNIPIAIISSILIVTCLYALIQLAFVVAVPETSLAQGWDKLTFIGDFGPFAGLAFAAGLTLLCTLLYIDAIVSPFGSGLMMASTTARVMHSLGTIHAAPHFVTKLNKYGAPEKSLWVCFGIGLLLLFPFPGWKEMVTFLTSSYVVTLSVTPIALMVLRDKYPEGKRVFKLPLYKIISLIAFCICGLMMHWIGFTVLLKLTCVVFLFAIIYSTYIFRKNKILFKNLDLKGASWIFLYLIGFAAINYFSTFGNGTGQLTMIKGNIVAVIFSIFIFFIACKLSLNKKRILENIQEIKH from the coding sequence GTGTTACCAAAGAGAAATATAGGTTTGTTGGGAGTCACTCTTGCATCCGTAGGAAGTATGATCGGCTCAGGCTGGCTGTTTGGCCCTTTATATGCAGCACAAATGGCCGGTCCCGCCTCTATTCTTTCTTGGCTCGTAGGCGGTTTGTTTTTCATTTTCATTGCTCTCGTGTTTTCTGAATTATCCTCTTTGTTTCCTATGATGGGTGGTCTAACCAGTTACTCTTTTTTTACCCATGGCAAATTTACAGGGATAGTAACTGGTTGGATATATTTTCTGTGTTTTGTCACAATTGCTCCCATAGAATCGTTAGCAGTTGTGCAATATTCTAGTAATTATTTTCCTATTTTTGTTAATCAAAATTTGCAGGGTAAATCCGAATTATCAATAATAGGTTATATAGCAGCTATTTTAATTTTGTTTATTATTATTTTAATTAATAATTTTAGTGTTAAATTATTAACTCGTGCGAATTCTCTTGCCACAATTTGGAAACTTTTTGTTCCTTTAATTATTTCCTTTGCCTTTATTTTCGGATCACACAGCAGTTTTTCAAATATTACGGAATTTAATGGCTTTGCTCCTTTTGGAATTCAAGGGATTATGGCAAGTCTGTCCGTAGGTGGAATTATTTTTGCCTTTGGCGGATTCCAATCGGGAATTATTTTAGCGGGAGAAACAAAAAATCCACAAAAAAATATACCCATAGCAATTATAAGTTCTATATTAATTGTAACCTGCCTTTATGCTCTCATACAGCTTGCTTTCGTTGTGGCTGTACCCGAAACTTCACTGGCTCAAGGATGGGATAAATTAACATTCATTGGTGATTTTGGCCCCTTTGCAGGACTGGCCTTTGCCGCAGGACTCACGTTACTTTGCACGCTACTTTACATTGACGCTATTGTTTCTCCCTTTGGTTCTGGTCTCATGATGGCATCGACCACCGCCCGCGTCATGCACAGCTTAGGAACAATTCACGCTGCACCTCATTTTGTAACAAAACTTAATAAATATGGCGCACCTGAAAAATCGTTGTGGGTTTGTTTTGGCATCGGTTTATTATTACTCTTTCCTTTTCCCGGCTGGAAAGAAATGGTGACTTTTTTAACTTCTTCTTATGTTGTTACTTTGTCTGTCACGCCTATTGCCTTAATGGTATTGCGCGACAAGTATCCTGAAGGAAAAAGAGTATTTAAACTCCCACTTTATAAAATAATTTCACTTATTGCCTTTTGCATTTGTGGACTTATGATGCACTGGATAGGCTTTACTGTACTTTTAAAATTAACTTGTGTTGTCTTTTTATTTGCAATTATATATTCAACTTATATATTTCGCAAAAACAAAATACTCTTTAAAAATCTCGATTTAAAAGGAGCTTCCTGGATATTCTTATATTTAATAGGCTTTGCTGCTATTAATTATTTTTCCACCTTTGGAAATGGAACAGGACAGCTCACTATGATAAAGGGGAATATTGTTGCGGTAATATTTAGCATCTTTATTTTCTTTATTGCTTGTAAACTGTCACTAAATAAAAAGCGTATTTTAGAAAATATTCAAGAAATTAAGCATTAA
- a CDS encoding proline dehydrogenase family protein has translation MGSIPFYAKRFVSGSNCEEAFTVVEKLNEKKISVTLDVLGENIKDKPQALKFVEEYDILLKRIAEKKIDCYVSVKLTMLGLDIDHEFCYENLSRILKIADENNIRVAMDMEGTDYTERTIAMYERAAKEFKSPEIVLQAYLLRTEADINRILAANGKIRLCKGAYKEAPEKALQKMPLIVENYKKLIEKLLLNGRRVCIASHDDEVIEYCISFIEKNKIPNDRYEFQMLYGMREKTWHRLREKGHNMTIYVPYGEDWQAYYSRRLTERKENVFFVLKNLFKS, from the coding sequence ATGGGAAGCATACCATTCTACGCAAAACGCTTTGTTTCCGGATCAAACTGTGAAGAAGCTTTCACTGTCGTTGAAAAATTAAACGAAAAAAAAATCTCCGTTACTTTAGATGTCCTAGGCGAAAACATTAAAGATAAACCTCAAGCCTTAAAGTTTGTTGAAGAGTATGACATTCTATTAAAACGAATTGCTGAAAAAAAAATCGATTGCTATGTTTCTGTTAAGTTAACAATGCTGGGTCTCGATATTGATCACGAGTTTTGTTACGAAAACCTCTCGCGTATTCTTAAAATTGCTGATGAAAATAACATTCGTGTTGCCATGGACATGGAAGGTACCGATTACACAGAACGCACCATTGCCATGTATGAGCGCGCTGCGAAAGAATTTAAAAGCCCCGAAATCGTACTACAAGCTTATCTTCTTAGAACGGAAGCGGACATCAACCGCATTCTCGCGGCTAACGGCAAAATCCGCTTGTGCAAGGGCGCTTATAAAGAAGCACCTGAAAAAGCCCTACAAAAAATGCCTCTTATAGTAGAAAATTATAAGAAACTAATTGAAAAGCTTCTTTTGAATGGTAGACGCGTTTGCATAGCAAGCCATGATGATGAAGTTATTGAATATTGTATAAGTTTTATTGAAAAAAATAAAATACCTAATGATCGCTACGAATTTCAAATGCTTTATGGAATGCGCGAAAAAACCTGGCATCGCCTCCGTGAAAAAGGTCATAATATGACCATCTACGTTCCCTATGGCGAAGATTGGCAAGCCTACTATTCAAGAAGACTCACAGAACGTAAAGAAAACGTCTTTTTTGTCCTTAAGAATTTATTCAAATCCTAG
- the ppdK gene encoding pyruvate, phosphate dikinase, protein MKFVYFFGCGFADGNASMKSELGGKGANLAEMTSLKLPVPAGFTISTKVCLDYIKGAGTFSPELKAEVESAMKKTEEAMGARFADSLNPLLVSVRSGARVSMPGMMDTVLNLGLNPTTAEALAKKTSNPRFAYDSYRRFIQMYSNVVKELETHYMEDAFDSLKKQKGYLEDTDLNADDLKELIETFKLIYKKHIGEAFPDDPYEQLWTAIGAVFKSWNCSRAKKYREIHSIPNEWGTAVNVCSMVYGNMGENSGTGVCFTRDPSTGENVFYGEYLINAQGEDVVAGIRTPKTLLLLEKDMPEVFVQLEEVRSKLERHYRDVQDIEFTIQEGKLYLLQTRNAKRTTQAALKIAIDFAKEGTITKQEALLRVNPQDLDKLLHPTLDPRAHKQVIAKGLPASPGAVSGRAVFTAVEAESWAARGEMVVLVRDETSPEDIGGMYASQGFLTARGGMTSHAAVVARQMGKCCVAGCSSLNISLSNKSVKVAGIEILEGDWITLDGSTGEVMLGKVETKNAELSSDFATYMGWAKEYRKLKVRANADTPRDAQYARSFGAEGIGLCRTEHMFFDENRLPVVRQMILSKNRAERKEALDKLLPFQRDDFVGILSAMEGFEVTIRLLDPPLHEFLPHTDKDMMTLSNQLGFSADEIKQRVKALYEANPMLGHRGCRLGISHPEIYEMQVKAIVEAVEKCRSQGKKVFPEIMIPLVGEAEELRWLKDRLIKIAPQIPFGTMIEVPRAALTANKIAKHADFFSFGTNDLTQTTYGFSRDDSAPFLRVYKQENILTEDPFAVLDQEGVGQLVKLACELGRSINSNLKLGICGEHGGEPSSVKFCHKIGLNYVSCSPFRIPIAMLAAAQEAVVDFKETA, encoded by the coding sequence ATGAAATTTGTTTATTTTTTTGGTTGTGGATTTGCCGATGGCAATGCCTCTATGAAATCGGAATTAGGGGGAAAAGGTGCAAATTTAGCTGAAATGACTTCCCTTAAATTACCTGTTCCGGCAGGATTTACAATTTCTACAAAGGTCTGTTTAGATTATATAAAAGGAGCAGGTACTTTTTCTCCTGAATTAAAAGCAGAAGTGGAATCTGCAATGAAAAAGACAGAAGAGGCTATGGGGGCTAGGTTCGCAGACTCTCTTAACCCCTTGCTTGTGAGTGTGCGTTCCGGGGCTCGGGTTTCTATGCCAGGAATGATGGATACGGTATTAAATTTAGGACTGAATCCTACCACAGCGGAAGCCTTGGCTAAAAAAACCTCTAATCCTCGCTTTGCTTATGATTCCTACAGACGTTTTATTCAAATGTATTCGAATGTTGTGAAAGAACTGGAAACTCACTACATGGAAGACGCCTTTGATTCTCTTAAAAAACAAAAAGGATATCTTGAAGACACTGACCTCAATGCCGATGATTTAAAAGAACTTATTGAAACATTTAAATTGATTTATAAAAAACACATTGGCGAAGCTTTTCCAGATGATCCTTATGAACAACTTTGGACGGCCATTGGAGCTGTATTTAAAAGTTGGAATTGTTCTCGTGCGAAAAAATATCGTGAAATTCATTCCATACCAAACGAATGGGGAACTGCCGTTAATGTCTGTTCCATGGTTTATGGAAATATGGGAGAAAACTCAGGAACGGGCGTTTGTTTTACACGTGATCCCTCAACCGGAGAAAATGTATTTTACGGAGAGTATTTGATCAATGCTCAAGGTGAGGATGTTGTTGCTGGTATTCGCACTCCTAAAACGCTTTTATTACTTGAAAAAGACATGCCTGAAGTCTTTGTTCAACTTGAGGAAGTGAGATCAAAATTAGAGAGACACTATCGTGATGTGCAGGATATTGAATTCACCATTCAAGAAGGTAAATTGTACTTATTGCAAACGCGCAATGCGAAAAGAACAACGCAAGCCGCACTCAAAATTGCTATCGATTTTGCAAAAGAAGGGACAATCACCAAGCAAGAAGCACTTTTAAGAGTCAATCCTCAAGATTTGGATAAGCTTTTGCATCCCACCCTCGATCCGAGAGCTCATAAGCAAGTCATCGCTAAAGGCTTGCCTGCGTCTCCAGGCGCTGTTTCAGGAAGAGCTGTGTTTACAGCTGTGGAAGCAGAAAGTTGGGCGGCTCGTGGGGAAATGGTGGTGCTCGTGCGCGATGAAACTTCCCCTGAAGATATTGGTGGTATGTATGCCTCTCAGGGCTTTTTAACGGCAAGGGGAGGAATGACTTCCCATGCTGCTGTTGTTGCCCGGCAAATGGGCAAATGCTGCGTGGCGGGCTGTTCTTCTTTAAATATTTCACTCTCAAATAAATCTGTAAAAGTGGCCGGAATTGAAATTCTCGAAGGGGATTGGATTACTTTGGATGGTTCTACGGGTGAAGTCATGCTTGGCAAAGTAGAAACAAAAAATGCGGAGTTGAGCAGTGATTTTGCAACGTATATGGGATGGGCAAAAGAATATAGAAAGCTAAAAGTCAGGGCAAATGCAGATACCCCCCGTGATGCTCAATATGCTCGTAGTTTTGGTGCGGAAGGCATTGGGCTGTGCCGAACAGAGCATATGTTTTTTGATGAAAACAGATTGCCTGTTGTGAGACAAATGATCTTGTCTAAAAATCGAGCTGAGCGTAAGGAAGCTCTCGATAAATTACTTCCTTTTCAAAGAGATGATTTTGTTGGAATTTTAAGTGCGATGGAAGGCTTTGAAGTTACCATCCGTTTATTGGATCCTCCTTTGCATGAGTTTTTGCCTCATACTGATAAGGATATGATGACCTTATCAAATCAACTTGGTTTTTCTGCGGATGAAATTAAACAGAGGGTAAAAGCACTCTATGAAGCCAATCCTATGCTCGGACACCGCGGCTGTCGTTTGGGTATCTCTCATCCTGAAATATATGAAATGCAAGTGAAAGCTATCGTAGAAGCTGTTGAAAAATGTCGTTCTCAAGGAAAAAAAGTCTTTCCTGAAATCATGATACCTCTCGTTGGGGAAGCTGAGGAGCTGCGTTGGCTTAAAGATCGACTTATTAAAATTGCGCCGCAAATTCCTTTTGGAACCATGATTGAAGTACCAAGGGCGGCTCTTACGGCAAATAAAATTGCAAAGCATGCGGACTTTTTTAGTTTTGGTACAAATGATTTAACTCAGACGACATATGGTTTCAGCCGTGATGATTCCGCTCCCTTTTTAAGAGTTTACAAGCAAGAAAATATTCTAACAGAAGATCCTTTTGCTGTTCTCGATCAAGAAGGTGTGGGGCAATTGGTAAAATTGGCTTGTGAATTGGGGCGTTCCATAAATTCTAATTTAAAATTAGGTATTTGCGGTGAACATGGAGGAGAGCCTTCTAGTGTGAAATTCTGCCATAAAATTGGACTGAATTATGTTAGTTGCTCTCCTTTTCGGATTCCCATAGCTATGCTTGCTGCAGCTCAAGAGGCTGTTGTTGATTTTAAAGAAACTGCATAA
- a CDS encoding sugar MFS transporter — protein MVTAAKYQQPRNPQIEPQEKGNTAAIVVVSTLFFLFGFITCLNDVLVPYLKEVFSLNHKDSMLVQFAFFGAYFVISVPASKLILKYGYKKTFIIGLAFTAIGCLSFLFSAKVAIYAAFLCGLFVLATGIVILQVAANPYLTQLGNPERASSRLIFAQGLNSLGTTIAPSVGAAFLLSAAIIPKEEILKLPHDQAAAYHAAQAQAVQFPYFGLACLIIIIAVALSFFKFPSSKTEQNNLKINQSEKFNLFNYPKLVLGIIAIFVYVGAEVAIGSVMINFISHKDIGNMGLESAAKYLHYYWGGAMVGRFVGAYVATKFKTHKVLLTHSAIACALVLCTIFGSGYFAVFTIVAVGFFNSIMFPSIFVLSTQGLGKFMEKGSGIICMAIVGGAIIPYIQGAVIDAANMNISFIVPLICYIYIAFFALKAKEKLIR, from the coding sequence ATGGTCACTGCAGCTAAGTATCAGCAACCGCGTAACCCGCAAATTGAGCCACAAGAAAAAGGCAATACAGCAGCTATTGTAGTTGTTTCAACTTTGTTTTTTTTATTTGGATTTATTACGTGCTTAAATGATGTATTAGTTCCTTATTTAAAAGAAGTTTTTTCATTAAATCATAAAGACTCTATGCTGGTTCAGTTTGCTTTTTTTGGAGCATATTTTGTTATTTCTGTTCCTGCTAGCAAACTCATATTAAAATATGGTTATAAAAAAACATTTATTATTGGACTTGCGTTTACAGCAATTGGTTGTTTGTCTTTTTTATTTTCTGCAAAAGTTGCAATATATGCCGCCTTTTTATGTGGCTTATTTGTGCTAGCAACGGGGATTGTTATTTTACAAGTGGCTGCAAATCCTTATTTAACTCAATTAGGTAATCCGGAAAGAGCTTCCAGCCGCTTGATTTTTGCACAGGGCTTAAACTCTTTAGGGACAACAATTGCGCCTAGTGTTGGTGCTGCATTTTTGTTATCTGCAGCAATTATTCCAAAAGAAGAAATATTAAAGTTACCTCACGATCAAGCGGCCGCTTATCATGCCGCTCAGGCTCAAGCAGTTCAGTTTCCTTATTTTGGTTTAGCTTGTTTAATTATAATAATTGCAGTGGCATTATCTTTTTTTAAATTTCCATCGAGTAAAACGGAACAAAATAATTTAAAAATAAATCAATCGGAAAAATTTAATTTATTTAATTATCCCAAGCTTGTTTTAGGAATTATAGCCATATTTGTCTATGTTGGTGCTGAAGTTGCCATTGGCAGTGTTATGATTAATTTTATTTCGCATAAAGATATTGGCAATATGGGATTAGAAAGCGCGGCAAAGTATTTGCATTATTACTGGGGCGGCGCCATGGTGGGGCGTTTCGTTGGCGCTTACGTTGCAACTAAATTTAAAACTCATAAAGTTTTATTAACTCACTCTGCCATTGCCTGTGCTTTGGTTTTATGCACCATTTTTGGTAGTGGTTATTTTGCTGTATTTACTATTGTGGCTGTTGGCTTTTTTAATTCTATTATGTTCCCTTCCATTTTTGTATTAAGCACACAGGGGCTCGGTAAATTTATGGAAAAAGGTTCGGGAATTATTTGTATGGCTATTGTTGGTGGTGCTATAATACCTTATATACAAGGTGCTGTGATTGATGCTGCCAATATGAATATTAGCTTTATTGTTCCTTTAATTTGCTATATTTATATTGCATTTTTTGCTTTGAAAGCGAAAGAAAAATTAATTCGTTAG
- a CDS encoding sugar ABC transporter substrate-binding protein: MKKITRRMFAGFSLIGLTLSFSAFAKEVRIGVSLPTQRDIGWVRYKQGLEEAAKKSGAQLFVQVADQNAAVQASQVENLISQKIDVLILAPQDAAASASLVNAAHKAGVKVMSLDRLALNSNLDMYVSFNNVKIGELQGQYLAKHVPKGNYVVLSGAPTDNNSKLLKDGAMIHLKPLIQSGEVKVVTDQPITDWLPSAAQKIMENSLTANKNNIQGVLAPNDNTAGAVVQALAAQKLAGKVIVTGQDAELTAAQRIVAGTQTMTVFKDQKKLAAEAIKVAIQMAENKPVEANAKTNNGKVDVPSVLLEPVVVDKSNIEKEFIESGFFKREDVYKYTKG; the protein is encoded by the coding sequence ATGAAAAAAATAACACGTCGTATGTTTGCAGGATTTTCTTTAATTGGATTGACACTTTCCTTTTCTGCATTTGCTAAAGAAGTTCGTATTGGAGTTTCTCTTCCTACCCAAAGAGATATTGGATGGGTTCGCTACAAACAAGGATTAGAGGAAGCAGCAAAAAAAAGTGGAGCGCAATTATTTGTTCAAGTTGCCGATCAAAATGCGGCTGTACAAGCTTCCCAGGTTGAAAATTTAATCTCGCAAAAAATTGATGTTTTAATATTAGCTCCTCAAGATGCCGCGGCGTCTGCATCATTGGTTAATGCAGCGCATAAAGCAGGTGTTAAAGTCATGTCTTTAGATAGGTTAGCACTGAATTCAAATCTTGATATGTATGTCTCATTTAATAACGTAAAAATAGGTGAACTACAAGGACAATATTTAGCAAAGCATGTTCCTAAAGGAAATTATGTTGTTTTATCGGGAGCACCAACGGACAATAACTCAAAACTTTTAAAAGATGGTGCCATGATCCATTTAAAACCTCTGATTCAATCGGGAGAAGTGAAGGTTGTAACCGATCAACCTATTACCGATTGGCTTCCCAGTGCCGCACAAAAAATTATGGAAAACTCTTTAACGGCAAATAAAAATAATATTCAAGGTGTTTTAGCTCCTAATGACAATACAGCGGGTGCTGTTGTGCAAGCTCTTGCCGCGCAAAAATTAGCAGGAAAAGTAATTGTCACAGGTCAGGATGCCGAATTGACGGCAGCACAAAGAATTGTGGCTGGCACGCAAACAATGACCGTTTTTAAAGATCAAAAGAAACTCGCTGCGGAAGCAATAAAAGTTGCTATTCAAATGGCAGAAAATAAACCTGTTGAAGCAAATGCAAAAACAAATAATGGAAAAGTTGATGTTCCTTCGGTTTTATTAGAACCCGTTGTCGTTGATAAAAGTAACATTGAAAAAGAATTTATTGAATCTGGTTTCTTTAAAAGAGAAGATGTTTATAAATATACAAAAGGTTAA
- a CDS encoding xylose ABC transporter ATP-binding protein — MSKYALEMKNIVKSFGSVKALSGVNFLVEKGKIHALCGENGAGKSTLMKILSGFYSCDTYEGNVFVENSMQRFKDTRDSENAGIAIIYQELALVREMTVCENIFLGHELTKGLFINWDLAYAKTKEILKEVKLNVNPAAKISSLGMGEQQLVEIAKAIAKNANILILDEPTAALTEAEADNLLEIITELRSKGKTCIYISHRLKEVFKIADHITVLRDGQTISTDAVSHLNEEKLISKMVGRELTHIYPRVERSFGKTIFEVKNWTVLDPETGLKVIDNVNFQIKQGEIIGIAGLMGAGRTELVMSLFGAWGKVVSGEIYLNGQKIKIKNEYDAIESGLGLVSEDRKRYGLVLGMDIKENTTLSSIEKISDYGFIDRNKEIYSSRKYVNDLKIKANSIEQLTGNLSGGNQQKVVLSKWLMTGPKILILDEPTRGIDVGAKSEIYHIMNQLIEDSVYCIIMVSSELPEILGMSDRILVMHNGKFSADLLQKNASQEIIMQYATGHLKGESNYLCH; from the coding sequence TTGTCAAAATATGCACTTGAAATGAAAAATATTGTTAAAAGTTTTGGGTCTGTAAAAGCGCTTTCTGGTGTGAATTTTTTAGTCGAAAAAGGAAAAATTCACGCATTATGTGGTGAAAATGGCGCTGGAAAATCAACACTCATGAAAATTTTAAGTGGGTTTTATTCTTGTGATACCTATGAAGGAAATGTCTTTGTTGAAAACTCCATGCAGAGATTTAAAGACACACGTGATAGTGAAAATGCAGGTATTGCTATTATTTATCAAGAACTGGCACTTGTTCGTGAAATGACAGTTTGTGAAAATATTTTTTTAGGACATGAACTCACAAAAGGTCTATTTATTAACTGGGATTTAGCTTACGCTAAAACGAAGGAAATACTTAAAGAAGTTAAATTAAACGTAAATCCAGCGGCTAAAATATCCAGTTTAGGTATGGGTGAGCAGCAGTTGGTTGAAATTGCTAAAGCCATCGCTAAAAACGCAAATATTTTAATTTTAGATGAACCGACTGCCGCATTAACAGAAGCAGAAGCAGATAATTTACTAGAAATTATTACAGAACTTCGTTCTAAAGGAAAAACCTGTATCTATATTTCGCATAGATTAAAAGAGGTTTTTAAAATTGCGGATCACATCACTGTGTTACGTGATGGCCAAACTATTTCAACCGATGCGGTTTCCCATTTAAATGAAGAAAAGCTCATTTCTAAAATGGTCGGAAGAGAATTAACTCATATTTATCCACGCGTAGAAAGATCGTTTGGCAAAACTATATTTGAAGTTAAAAATTGGACTGTGCTCGATCCTGAAACAGGTTTAAAAGTTATTGATAATGTGAACTTTCAAATTAAACAGGGTGAAATTATTGGAATTGCAGGTCTTATGGGTGCAGGTCGCACAGAACTTGTAATGAGTCTTTTTGGTGCTTGGGGCAAAGTTGTTAGTGGTGAAATTTATTTAAATGGGCAAAAAATTAAAATAAAAAATGAATATGATGCTATTGAATCGGGGCTGGGTTTAGTTTCAGAAGATCGCAAAAGATATGGTCTTGTGCTTGGCATGGATATTAAAGAAAATACAACACTATCCAGTATAGAAAAAATTTCAGATTATGGATTTATCGATCGCAATAAAGAAATTTATTCCAGTCGCAAATATGTGAATGATCTTAAAATAAAAGCAAATTCAATTGAGCAATTGACTGGAAATTTAAGTGGTGGAAATCAGCAAAAAGTGGTTCTTTCAAAATGGCTTATGACAGGACCTAAAATTCTGATTTTAGATGAGCCTACACGTGGCATTGATGTGGGAGCAAAATCTGAAATATATCATATTATGAATCAATTAATTGAGGATAGTGTTTATTGTATAATTATGGTTTCTTCTGAATTGCCAGAAATTCTAGGTATGAGTGATAGAATACTTGTTATGCATAATGGAAAATTTTCGGCTGATCTTTTACAAAAAAATGCATCACAAGAAATTATTATGCAATATGCAACTGGACATTTAAAGGGAGAAAGTAATTATTTATGTCATTAA
- a CDS encoding sugar ABC transporter permease: MSLIKENTLRNISIEKKSTFNELVLNSFKKNLRQYTMVIALLVIWLTFTYLTGSLFLSPRNLSNLFLQSATIGVLAIGMTMVLVAGHLDLSVGSVAGFIGAAAAILQVNYNWPTIPTVLAALAIGAVVGIWHGFWVAHQKIPAFIVTLASMIAFRGAILGITDGRTIGPMDDSFKSIGQGYIPSLLFTPATQLDNLGQVVKNSFGDPVTGYKFLFNSKFYEGDIPPVNDMSLFVAALCIGIFLYTQVKQRKSRMTYGFEVLPLSLEILRLTFFSVIIAAFFSIMAFYMGIPYAVLIVFVLGVIFSIVTSNTVFGRHLYAMGGNLEAAKLSGINIKKRTMGVFILMGSLAGVAGIILTARLNAATTSAGQNLELDAISAAIIGGTSTMGGVGTIFGAIIGALVMASLDNGMSLMNLDVTWQYIVKGSILLLAVWVDISSRKKS, translated from the coding sequence ATGTCATTAATAAAAGAGAACACTCTTCGAAATATTTCAATAGAAAAAAAATCAACTTTTAATGAATTGGTCTTAAATTCTTTTAAAAAGAATTTAAGACAATACACCATGGTTATTGCTCTTCTTGTAATATGGTTGACGTTTACTTATTTAACGGGTTCATTATTTTTATCACCTCGAAATCTTTCCAACCTTTTTTTACAAAGTGCTACGATTGGTGTTTTAGCTATTGGTATGACAATGGTTTTGGTAGCGGGGCATCTTGATTTATCTGTCGGATCTGTTGCGGGATTTATAGGAGCAGCCGCGGCTATTCTTCAAGTAAATTACAATTGGCCAACTATTCCTACTGTTTTAGCAGCATTAGCTATCGGTGCTGTCGTTGGAATATGGCATGGCTTTTGGGTGGCACATCAAAAAATTCCAGCATTCATTGTTACTTTAGCAAGCATGATTGCTTTTCGAGGTGCCATCTTAGGAATTACAGACGGCCGAACCATTGGTCCCATGGATGATTCTTTCAAATCAATTGGTCAAGGTTACATTCCTTCTCTCTTGTTTACTCCTGCAACACAATTAGATAATTTAGGTCAAGTAGTTAAAAATAGCTTTGGTGATCCCGTGACCGGTTATAAATTTTTATTCAATAGTAAATTTTATGAAGGAGATATTCCTCCTGTAAATGATATGTCCTTATTTGTAGCTGCCCTTTGTATTGGAATTTTTCTTTATACACAAGTAAAGCAGAGAAAATCGCGCATGACATATGGTTTTGAAGTGTTACCTTTGTCTTTAGAAATATTGCGTTTGACTTTTTTCTCAGTGATTATTGCGGCATTTTTCTCAATTATGGCCTTTTATATGGGAATTCCCTACGCTGTATTAATTGTTTTTGTTCTTGGAGTTATATTTTCTATCGTAACAAGCAATACCGTTTTTGGACGACATCTTTATGCTATGGGTGGTAATTTAGAAGCAGCTAAACTCTCTGGAATCAATATTAAAAAACGCACTATGGGTGTTTTTATTTTAATGGGATCACTGGCGGGAGTTGCTGGGATTATCTTAACAGCGCGGTTGAATGCTGCTACAACCTCTGCGGGACAAAATTTAGAGCTCGATGCCATATCTGCCGCTATTATAGGCGGTACCAGTACCATGGGTGGTGTGGGTACCATATTTGGAGCTATTATTGGAGCTCTGGTGATGGCAAGTCTTGATAATGGGATGAGTCTCATGAATTTAGATGTCACTTGGCAATATATTGTGAAAGGCAGCATTTTGCTTTTAGCGGTTTGGGTTGATATCTCTTCTCGTAAAAAAAGCTAA
- a CDS encoding FeoA family protein — protein MFYKSPLGCGFLSKEDLTHASSTPELFPLSSLQKGERAEVVQVTEKHLRNNNGLPEGELERRLLEMGFVEGTEVTLQHEGFIKKDPIAVLLRVCSLVAIRRHEAQAILVRKIS, from the coding sequence ATGTTTTACAAATCACCTTTAGGGTGTGGTTTTTTATCAAAAGAAGACTTGACCCATGCCAGCTCAACTCCCGAATTATTTCCTTTGAGTTCATTACAAAAAGGAGAGAGAGCAGAAGTGGTTCAAGTTACGGAAAAACATTTAAGAAATAATAATGGATTGCCTGAAGGAGAATTGGAAAGACGCCTTCTTGAAATGGGTTTTGTAGAGGGAACGGAAGTGACGCTTCAGCATGAGGGTTTTATAAAAAAGGATCCTATTGCAGTTTTACTTCGTGTTTGTTCCCTTGTTGCTATTCGTAGGCATGAAGCTCAGGCTATTTTAGTTAGAAAGATTTCCTAA